One window from the genome of Drosophila albomicans strain 15112-1751.03 chromosome 2L, ASM965048v2, whole genome shotgun sequence encodes:
- the LOC117565199 gene encoding tetranectin-like protein, producing MNIIIFGLLLSVIVVYGSEESCQESRQLESTCVTYCHKALKPVLEHTKALERQLTDCKPEEKCLSENKFDSQDNTIQQKLRDLSTASEQIMQQIKLQGKQVEQQMEVVKKIIPGPPYQQIGSKYYYIEESEEVNWFEAVNKCLAMDGHLVSFENQDEFNAIKKKLQADKDYWIDINDLANEGEFISVATGKKPTYVNWHYGEPNNGWNFTEHCGDLWFCNGNHLMNDAICQDKQLFICEHRTKLT from the exons atgaatataataatatttggacTCCTTCTCTCAGTCATCGTTGTTTATGGCAGTGAGGAA AGCTGTCAGGAATCGAGACAACTTGAGTCAACCTGTGTAACATATTGCCATAAAGCTCTGAAGCCTGTATTAGAACATACGAAGGCGTTAGAGAGACAATTGACTGATTGTAAACCTGAAGAGAAATGCTTGTCGGAGAACAAATTCGATTCACAGGATAATACGATCCAACAGAAATTGAGAGACTTGAGCACTGCAAGTGAACAAATTATGcagcaaatcaaattgcagGGTAAACAAGTCGAGCAACAAATGGAGGTAGTCAAAAAGATTATACCTGGACCGCCTTATCAGCAGATTggttcaaaatattattatattgaagaATCTGAAGAAGTCAATTGGTTTGAGGCAGTTAACAAATGTCTGGCAATGGATGGACATTTAGTTAGTTTCGAAAATCAGGATGAGTTCAATGCAATCAAGAAAAAATTGCAAGCTGATAAAGATTATTGGATTGACATTAACGATTTAGCTAACGAGGGAGAATTTATTTCAGTAGCAACTGGCAAAAAGCCGACGTATGTGAATTGGCATTATGGTGAACCAAACAACGGTTGGAATTTTACAGAACATTGCGGTGATTTATGGTTCTGTAATGGAAATCACCTAATGAATGATGCTATATGTCAAGACAAGCAGTTGTTTATTTGCGAGCATAGAACAAAATTGACATGA
- the LOC117565001 gene encoding uncharacterized protein LOC117565001 — protein sequence MNIIIFGLLLSVLVVYGSEESCQESRQLESICGNYCFRAMKPMLDHTKTLERQITDFAHEKKFLLEMENTKKLLEAKLDLQDNTIQHKFRDLSTASEQILQQIKSQGKQIEQQLEHLHKAEEVKKPIPGPAYQQIGSKYYYIEKSEELNWFVAVNKCFIIG from the exons atgaatataataatatttggacTCCTTCTCTCAGTCCTCGTTGTGTATGGCAGTGAGGAA AGCTGTCAGGAATCGAGGCAACTTGAGTCAATCTGTGGAAATTATTGCTTTAGAGCCATGAAGCCTATGTTAGATCATACGAAGACTTTAGAGCGACAAATAACTGATTTTGCtcatgaaaaaaaatttttgttggAGATGGAGAATACGAAGAAACTATTAGAGGCCAAACTCGATTTGCAGGATAATACGATCCAACATAAATTTAGAGACTTGAGCACTGCAAGTGAACAAATTTtgcaacaaatcaaatcacaGGGTAAACAAATCGAGCAACAGTTGGAACATCTTCATAAAGCGGAGGAAGTTAAGAAGCCAATACCTGGACCAGCTTATCAGCAGATTGGATcaaagtattattatattgaaaaatctGAAGAGCTCAATTGGTTTGTTGCAGTCAACAAATGTTTTATCATAG